Below is a window of Perca fluviatilis chromosome 6, GENO_Pfluv_1.0, whole genome shotgun sequence DNA.
CATTTCTACTTTCTAGGATTAAACATTCAAGCAGttttataaatatgtaacatCACAAAGAGGCGAACAGATTAAAAGTACTTCCTACCTTGTCTACATGGAAAATTAAGTCGAGCTCACAGACGTTCTCAAAGCATTTGTCCAGCGTTTCCACAAATACCTGAAAGtagaagaaatgtaaaaaacagaCTCGCCATCTATTGTAcctcaaaaacaaagaaagaaagacacatGGTAACAGATACACTATGGTTTACCTGGATTAAGTCTAAAATTCCTAGTTCACTCTCTGAGGAgtccacacaaaacacaaagtacagtgtGGCGTAGTGTCTGTAGATCAGCTTGTAGTCTGATCCTCCAATCAACCTGAAACACACGGGACAAGGATACATTACACCAACACCTGTCCTGAGTGAATACATTATATGCTAAAACATAAACTACAATGATCATTACCTAATCACTGACTacagcacatttacaaaaaGATCTTTGTCTGTTTCACTACATGCTGTAAACATGTTATGAAACCGGAGGAACATCGGCAGAGAAACAACAGGATGTTTTTACTCATGAATCAAGATTATGTAAAGATAGGACATGCTAACATGAGAAGATATGAAAGTTAATGATTATTCAGTCTGTTAATAGGTTTGACCTCAGTAGCCAAAATGGTTTAAGACACAAGAAATGTTgtaccccccccgccccccccgccAGAGAGGGAAAAAACAGTAAGTGCACGCGGGGAAGATTTACAAGTTAAAACGACAACTACTTTGTTCCTCATTCATGAATGATAGATGAACTTCAAACAAACATTGTTACAATTGATTGGCATTCATAAAGCCCTCTGAGCTTCCCTTGGGTGGAATGAATTCCTGTGCTGCTGCGTCAGAGTAAAATTATTCTACTTTTATGTATTTACTTCCTCTCACATGTAGACACAGTCACTTGCTTATGCACTAACAGGCCGAGCTAATGCACTTTCCCAACTTACATTCCACCTTCTAGGAAATTACAGACGTTCTCATCTCTTTTCGAGACCAAGTGGAAGGTTTCCCTGATGatctgttgctctgtgtcttcATTCTGCAGGACGGATGAGGAAACAGAGATTGTCAAACGAAGAGAAGATGGTAAATAATGTGTTGTTTGTGCACCTAATTGCTTGCAGTGAACCGTTTCATTACTTCTATCCAGAAGACTGGGTTGTCGGGTAAATAAATGGTTCCCCTCACCtctttttctaaaatatatGTATTAGTTCTGAGTGAAAAAACATGATTTACATACTAATCATTCTCTTTGTCATATCTAAACATAACCTAGTGCCCACAGGCTATGATGTCATTGTACAAGCTGAACCAAGGCAGGCTCATCTTATTGTTTGCTAATGGATGAGATTCTGTTTAAAACCTCAAATATCCTTGGGCATGTTTGCAAGCACCAAAAGGCTTGAAGTTTGGACTCACAGTTGAAGAATCCCTGAATTAATAGGGGGTCCCAAAGTCCCATGGCACAAAAAAACAGATCCAAGTTTCATGCGGTTTCTAAATATCAGACTTTTGTGTTGGGttattttggggatttttacACCATTTAGTTGATAAAAATGCCAGTGAAAATACACAATCAAGGTCCAGGAGAAAGCATCCAAAAACTTATGGTCTGACcgacatagggctgggcaatatattggtATCCCATCGATATCGGTATTTGAGGTTAGATATCGTctttaaattttggatatcgtaatatgataaaagtgttgtcttttcctggttttacaggctgcattatAGTAAAGTAATgtgattttctgaacttaccagacttatccattatttgcctttatctacttagtcattatatccacattactgatgatcatttatcacaaatctcattgtgtaaatattttgtgaaagcaccaattgtcaaccctaaaATATCACCGCAATATCGACACTGATGTATTTAGTCAAAAAGATTGTGATGTATTGCCCAGCTCCAGTCTGATGTTTTTAATCTAACCTTAAAATCCTCAATCAAAAGTCAATGGTGGTTAAAACCTTGTTGTGTGCCTCTCTAACCCTGAGCCAGCCTCACCAAAGGGTGCTAATGTCCTCTTGGGGTGCATAAGGTCAGTGAGCACAAAGAGAGAAGAAGGCTGTCCAGTATGCAGCTGACTGGAAGGCTGTATCGGTCATGTGGCTTGTAGCATGACTTGTAGCAGGGTTACAGTACTCACAGTTTAATGATACAGCTGTAAGACTGAAAAGTCTTAAGCAGCATCTTTTAAAATTCTCATCAAGATGTTTCTGGTGTTAAGGGTTTATGTTGTTTGGTTTTAATGGACTGTGGTTCCCATGCCTATGGACCACATTTGGCCTTCTGAACCCGCAACTTCCTCTAAATGTTGGCAAAGTTTAAACAGCCAGTAACATCCATCTTCCCTGATTTCATTGCGGAAGAGTTACATTCAAAGGCATGCAGTGTGACAGGCATGCACAATATgacctaaaatcaaaatcacgATTCATTTCACATTTTACCTCGTTAACGATAATTAATCACGTTGTTCTAAATCATCTTTTCTGATGTCAAAATGTTTCCAGACGATGGACACTGCGTTTTTTTGGGGCACAAGTTGCTCTGTTGACTTGGACTCTGTGTTTGAGTTATCCTCCATTATGCTTTCCATGCAGCTGACTGGTCCGGGCGAAGTCACGTGACTTCACACGCCgtaaaatgtttttaaggagaaagtaggcctaACAATAGGAATAAATTACCGAAATTATTGTCATGGGAAAAAGACGTCGATAACAGCTTCAGAATTTTGAGGTCGATAAATTTTCGATTAATCGTCCAGCCCCAGCATGCAGTACAGGTGGCCTAATGGTTAAGATGCGTGCTATATAACGGCAACATCTCTCTCCCCACTATGTTTCCTGTCTGTATCTTGACTGTAAACTGTCCAATAAAGGCCAGAAAATTTATGTTATAAATACTTTATAAACACACTAATGTAATTGTAAGCACATATAAGGacatttttaagtgttttaatcTGTTCATTCATACACTATCCTCCACTTACAGGTGACTACAGGACGAGTTATAGTTGCTTACAACTACATTATAGTGTGTCATAACTCATAAAACCTTGTATAACCATATTGTTTATATACTGCTTATGATTACTAAAAAGGGGGGgattaaagtaaagtgtaaccacaaATTCTAAGCTTGTGATGGCTAACACAAAGATTTGCAGCTCTAACATTGTCACTTTCTGTATATATTAGATTTCTTTATACAATAAAGCACTGGAGCCTAACTGGTAACTCAAATAAACTGACTAAAAACAGTAACACAGCTAGCCACACATATGAAATGTTATATTCTGCCAGCCAGTAAGCCGATCCAATCAATTTCAATGTATGAAATACACCATGTGCATCTTAATATATAGATATTGGGACATGCTAAAAGCAGCAACTATGTTCTGCACTTGAAGAGTAATTGAAGAGAGTGGGcctgtaccttttttttttttttttaagattcttttttggggcttttccacctttaatttttttgacaggacagcaaggtgaggtcggattcaaaccctggacctctacgtcgaggcataaacctctcattATATGTGTTcccgctctacccactgagccaacccggccacggcCTGTACCTTTTTCAATTAATGGTTTCATCTTTGAAATATTCCATATTCCAACAGTTTGAATGATTGATCAAGCAACAATGTCTCAACTCATATCTGacattgctgcttttctttgtcttaaagCCTAACGATAGTAAACtaaatcattttgtgtttgGTACTGATGGTCGGACAAAAAACAGCAATTTGAAGATGTTACCTTGAGCTCTGGGAAATCTTTTCTaggctttttcacagttttgtgacattttattgaCCTACTGATGACTCAGTTAGGAAAATACTCCAATAGCCCTAACAAaaaccaaagatattcagtgtaCTAACCTATAGTGGGGAAAGAAGTACTCATATattgtacttgagtaattttacttaagtacaaaagtattagcatcaaaatatagcCAAtcaaagtaccaaaagtaaaagtactcactaTGCAGAATGGCCGATTTCAGAATaatttacattatattattgtattataagTAATGCATTAAAGGTAGGACTAATTTCAATTTATgtatatactgctgggtagcttgTAATATAACATAATTTATTTGTTGATGATATTTTGTATCAGAAAAAGGATATACTCAAGTAGTACAAgcacctcaaaattgtactgaaaatacagtacttgagtaaatgttttACAGCATCTGTGCATGACAAATGACTATGATTAACGGCTTCAGCTTGCTGGGTCCAAGTCAACTTGCTATTGTAGCACCAATATGGCATGCAGCCAACCTGGACATTAAAATCCAATTATGAGAACAAGCCCACACAGCATGCTGAACAGAGCATATTACATAACCTATTAGTTGCTATACCTGCATAGAGCTTATTTGTTGAGTTTCCGGACAGTGCAGGTAGGTATGAGGACAGTAAAGCTAACTGAACCAGTGAAAGTCTGGAGGGAGCACGGGACACTCACAAGGGCGTTATTAAAGAAGGCATGTGACACAAACGGAGGGAACTCACTCCACTGTGCTCATCACCAACAGCTGGATTTAACATGACAAGAAGTGGGCACAATCCTGTTCATTCAGGCTCGGCCGGATATCCGATAGCCTCGCTTCGGCTTGCACACGTTTAATTATTCATATGCTTAAAAAGGACAGCGGTTCAAGACTGACATCTTCTAACGTTACACCAGGGTCCGTTTGAAACAACAGCACATCACGGGGCGGTTGTAAAGTCCACACACCTTCCCATTCAAACAGTTTGCAACAACACGAATGCATCTTTGAGCTATAGCTACGGTTTGCattaagaaaacaaacaaagtatCTCAACAGCCATTGCTTGAGGTATTTAATTCGCTGTTTTCATCTTGGCCTATCACAACCTTTATGAACAATGAAACATGTAAATACATAACATGTTACTCACATAATGCTCGTAGAATTTAGAAAGCCTTGGTTTCCCATGGTTGTTGAATATTAAAATGGCTTTTATCATGATTGTAGCTGAGCGGAGGGAGGCGGGGGAAGAGAAAGGGGTCAGTCTGTGAGAGACTGTTGTCTGTCAACT
It encodes the following:
- the LOC120560634 gene encoding AP-3 complex subunit sigma-1 isoform X1, yielding MIKAILIFNNHGKPRLSKFYEHYNEDTEQQIIRETFHLVSKRDENVCNFLEGGMLIGGSDYKLIYRHYATLYFVFCVDSSESELGILDLIQVFVETLDKCFENVCELDLIFHVDKVHNILAEMVMGGMVLETNMNEIITQVDAQNKMEKSEAGIAGAPARAVSAVKNMNLPEMPRNINIGDISIKVPNLPSFK
- the LOC120560634 gene encoding AP-3 complex subunit sigma-1 isoform X2: MIKAILIFNNHGKPRLSKFYEHYNEDTEQQIIRETFHLVSKRDENVCNFLEGGMLIGGSDYKLIYRHYATLYFVFCVDSSESELGILDLIQVFVETLDKCFENVCELDLIFHVDKVHNILAEMVMGGMVLETNMNEIITQVDAQNKMEKSETFIFQSTRQDR